From the Thermodesulfobacteriota bacterium genome, one window contains:
- a CDS encoding TIGR04076 family protein, whose translation MANPEKVVVKIISVKGTCAAGHRVGQEFDLSQDFTLGLSGREQTLCPSAFYALFPSWRVLRHGGTYPWEEDPDRATVACPDPVNPVVMELRRVKT comes from the coding sequence ATGGCCAACCCTGAGAAGGTGGTCGTCAAAATCATCTCGGTCAAGGGGACCTGTGCCGCTGGACATCGGGTGGGGCAGGAATTCGATTTGAGCCAGGATTTCACGCTGGGCCTGTCCGGACGGGAACAGACGTTGTGCCCATCGGCCTTTTACGCCCTCTTCCCGTCCTGGCGGGTGTTGCGCCACGGAGGGACCTATCCTTGGGAGGAGGACCCCGACAGGGCCACGGTCGCCTGTCCCGATCCGGTCAATCCCGTCGTGATGGAACTCCGAAGGGTGAAGACCTAA
- a CDS encoding MFS transporter: MAQIAFSSAFFSLIPTLPIYLSTSNMTEAEIGLLIGAFSLSSLVLRPFVGRALLKVEERAFMIAGAALFVLSSTAYLFAKPFWPFLIVRVIHGIGLALFATASFTLVVRITPKSKRGQGLSFFYLAINVAFALAPSLGMDLVNHFSFSILFLACAGLSMIALVISGQLKRSGSGPSEMSLRKQPLLSREALPAGIMAFMGSFIWGAVTAFFSLYALQHGVTNPGIFFAALAITLMLARSLGGKILDLYSREKVILPCILAQIVGMAVLAFSSSLPLFLLVAVIWGVGNAFYYPTLVAYSIDLAGSSRGPAIGTYMTLSDSGIGVGSLVMGIVLQATNFTVMFLCLALVGLIDLFYFYSFVKARGG; encoded by the coding sequence TTGGCCCAGATCGCCTTTTCCTCTGCCTTCTTTTCTCTCATCCCGACCCTGCCCATCTACCTCTCGACATCGAACATGACCGAGGCGGAGATCGGCCTCCTCATCGGCGCCTTCAGCCTTTCTTCCCTCGTTCTCAGACCCTTTGTGGGAAGGGCCCTGCTCAAAGTCGAGGAGAGGGCCTTCATGATCGCCGGAGCAGCCCTTTTCGTTCTCTCTTCGACCGCCTATCTCTTTGCCAAACCCTTCTGGCCCTTTTTGATCGTCCGAGTCATCCACGGCATCGGACTGGCCCTCTTTGCGACGGCCTCTTTCACCCTGGTGGTCCGGATCACGCCGAAATCGAAGCGAGGCCAAGGTCTCAGCTTCTTCTACCTGGCCATCAACGTGGCCTTCGCCCTCGCCCCCTCCCTGGGAATGGACCTCGTCAACCACTTCAGTTTTTCGATCCTCTTTTTAGCCTGCGCAGGGCTCTCGATGATAGCCCTGGTCATCTCTGGCCAATTGAAGAGGTCGGGATCAGGTCCCTCAGAGATGTCCCTTCGCAAACAACCCCTCCTCAGTCGAGAAGCCCTTCCCGCCGGGATCATGGCCTTCATGGGGAGTTTCATCTGGGGCGCGGTGACGGCCTTCTTTTCCCTCTATGCCCTCCAACATGGGGTGACCAATCCAGGGATCTTTTTCGCCGCCCTGGCCATCACCCTCATGCTTGCCAGGAGCCTGGGCGGAAAGATCCTCGATCTCTATTCGAGAGAGAAGGTCATCCTCCCCTGCATCCTCGCTCAGATTGTGGGAATGGCCGTTTTAGCGTTTTCATCCTCTCTTCCGCTCTTCCTTCTGGTGGCCGTAATCTGGGGCGTGGGCAACGCCTTTTATTATCCCACGCTGGTGGCCTACTCCATCGACCTCGCAGGCTCCTCGCGGGGGCCAGCCATCGGAACCTATATGACCCTCTCCGATTCCGGAATAGGCGTCGGCTCCTTGGTCATGGGGATCGTCCTCCAAGCGACCAACTTCACGGTCATGTTTCTATGTCTGGCGTTGGTAGGGCTTATCGACCTTTTCTATTTTTACTCATTTGTGAAAGCGAGGGGAGGTTGA
- a CDS encoding zinc ribbon domain-containing protein: protein MPIYEYRCEDCKKISEFLVLRPGEPFVPQCKKCKSQRMKRVLSRVRVIRSEESRLESLADPAKWGDLDEKDPTSMARWMKKMGKELGDEMGEDVDQLVEEAMEEERASKSEDLED from the coding sequence ATGCCTATCTACGAGTACCGTTGTGAAGACTGTAAAAAGATCTCGGAATTTCTCGTCCTCCGTCCGGGGGAGCCTTTCGTCCCCCAATGCAAAAAATGCAAGAGCCAAAGGATGAAGAGGGTCCTCTCCAGGGTGAGGGTGATCCGTTCGGAGGAGAGCCGGCTGGAGAGCCTGGCCGACCCCGCGAAATGGGGCGACCTCGATGAAAAGGACCCGACGAGCATGGCCCGGTGGATGAAGAAGATGGGGAAAGAGCTGGGCGATGAGATGGGAGAGGATGTCGACCAGCTGGTCGAAGAGGCGATGGAAGAAGAGAGGGCTTCGAAATCCGAAGACCTTGAGGATTAG